A genomic region of Halomonas aestuarii contains the following coding sequences:
- a CDS encoding DUF188 domain-containing protein, whose translation METLRASGEHTGGPSGYSDTDRREFANALDRWLARQR comes from the coding sequence ATGGAGACCCTGCGCGCCAGCGGCGAACACACCGGTGGCCCTTCTGGCTACTCCGACACCGACCGCCGGGAATTCGCCAACGCCCTTGATCGCTGGCTGGCGCGGCAAAGGTAG